A portion of the Toxotes jaculatrix isolate fToxJac2 chromosome 16, fToxJac2.pri, whole genome shotgun sequence genome contains these proteins:
- the pgam2 gene encoding phosphoglycerate mutase 2, protein MAATHRLVIVRHGESAWNQENRFCGWFDADLSEKGVEEAKRGAQAIKEAGLKFDVCYTSVLKRAVKTLWTIMEGTDQMWLPVIRTWRLNERHYGGLTGLNKAETAAKHGEEQVKIWRRSFDIPPPPMDKDHPYYKLISESRRYKDLKPGELPTCESLKDTIARALPFWNDVIAPQIKAGKNVIIAAHGNSLRGIVKHLEDMSDAAIMELNLPTGIPIVYELDANLKPIKPMSFLGDEETVKKAMEAVAAQGKVKK, encoded by the exons ATGGCTGCCACACACCGTTTGGTTATTGTCCGCCACGGAGAGAGCGCCTGGAACCAAGAGAACCGCTTCTGCGGCTGGTTCGATGCTGACCTCAGTGAGAAGGGTGTGGAGGAGGCCAAGCGTGGAGCCCAGGCTATCAAGGAGGCAGGCCTCAAGTTTGATGTGTGCTACACCTCCGTGCTGAAACGTGCTGTCAAGACCCTGTGGACCATCATGGAGGGCACAGACCAGATGTGGCTGCCTGTAATTCGTACCTGGCGCCTGAATGAGCGCCACTACGGAGGCCTCACTGGTCTCAACAAAGCTGAGACAGCTGCCAAGCACGGTGAGGAGCAGGTGAAGATCTGGCGCCGTTCATTTGACATCCCACCTCCACCCATGGACAAGGACCACCCTTACTACAAACTCATCAGTGAG TCCCGGCGCTACAAGGACTTGAAGCCCGGTGAGCTGCCCACATGTGAGTCACTGAAGGACACCATCGCCCGTGCCCTGCCTTTCTGGAATGACGTCATCGCTCCCCAAATCAAAGCTGGGAAGAACGTTATAATCGCTGCCCACGGCAACAGCCTCCGTGGCATCGTCAAGCACTTAGAGG ATATGTCTGATGCAGCCATCATGGAGCTGAACCTGCCCACAGGAATCCCAATCGTGTATGAGCTGGATGCTAACCTGAAGCCAATTAAGCCCATGTCTTTCCTCGGCGATGAGGAAACCGTAAAGAAGGCCATGGAGGCTGTGGCTGCCCAGGGTAAAGTCAAGAAGTAA
- the LOC121195463 gene encoding syntaxin-2-like isoform X2 produces MTETTESKVEEVRSLIEKISGQAEEVETRHGAILSSPNQDRRNKDKLELLNSEIKKNANLIQAKLKSMQENMAVEENGKTASVIQRIEKNQHSHLTRWFAEVIRGYHKSQISFRDKCKAQIQRQLEIVDKVTTEEELEEMLHRDNLSIFISDINSGARFSSQALSEIESRHQDIISLESSIKELHEVFADTAMLLEIQGELINNIERNVTSAAEYVDMSKAETNKAVSYKKNPYKVASLPRFFTSFKRQSVAKTATDQNPSDLNND; encoded by the exons atgacagaaacaacagagagcAAA gtagaGGAGGTGAGAAGCCTCATTGAAAAAATCTCCGGTCaagcagaggaggtggagacaaGACATGGCGCCATCCTCTCCTCCCCAAACCAAGACCGGA gaaataaagacaaactggAGCTGCTGAACAGTGAGATCAAGAAGAATGCCAACTTGATCCAAGCCAAGTTAAAAT CCATGCAGGAAAACATGGCTGTGGAGGAGAACGGTAAAACTGCCTCAGTAATCCAGCGTATAGAGAAGAACCAG CACTCACACCTGACGCGCTGGTTTGCTGAAGTCATCCGGGGCTACCATAAGTCACAAATATCCTTCAGAGACAAATGCAAAGCACAAATTCAGAGACAGCTGGAGATCG tggATAAAGTGACAACAgaagaagagctggaggagatgcTGCACCGTGACAATCTTTCCATCTTCATATCAGAT aTCAACTCTGGTGCACGGTTTTCAAGCCAGGCTCTGAGTGAGATTGAGTCTCGTCATCAGGATATCATCTCCCTCGAGTCCAGCATCAAAGAGCTGCATGAGGTATTTGCTGACACTGCTATGCTGTTAGAGATTCAG GGCGAGTTGATCAACAACATAGAGAGGAATGTGACGAGTGCTGCAGAATATGTAGATATGTCCAAAGCAGAAACCAATAAAGCAGTCTCATACAAGAAAAACCCATACAAGGTAGCATCTCTCCCAAGGTTCTTCACATCCTTCAAGAGGCAAAGTGTTGCTAAAACTGCTACAGATCAAAACCCCTCAGACTTAAACAATGACTGA
- the LOC121195463 gene encoding syntaxin-2-like isoform X1 — translation MTETTESKVNMEHYFKTVEEVRSLIEKISGQAEEVETRHGAILSSPNQDRRNKDKLELLNSEIKKNANLIQAKLKSMQENMAVEENGKTASVIQRIEKNQHSHLTRWFAEVIRGYHKSQISFRDKCKAQIQRQLEIVDKVTTEEELEEMLHRDNLSIFISDINSGARFSSQALSEIESRHQDIISLESSIKELHEVFADTAMLLEIQGELINNIERNVTSAAEYVDMSKAETNKAVSYKKNPYKVASLPRFFTSFKRQSVAKTATDQNPSDLNND, via the exons atgacagaaacaacagagagcAAAGTAaacatggagcattatttcaAAACG gtagaGGAGGTGAGAAGCCTCATTGAAAAAATCTCCGGTCaagcagaggaggtggagacaaGACATGGCGCCATCCTCTCCTCCCCAAACCAAGACCGGA gaaataaagacaaactggAGCTGCTGAACAGTGAGATCAAGAAGAATGCCAACTTGATCCAAGCCAAGTTAAAAT CCATGCAGGAAAACATGGCTGTGGAGGAGAACGGTAAAACTGCCTCAGTAATCCAGCGTATAGAGAAGAACCAG CACTCACACCTGACGCGCTGGTTTGCTGAAGTCATCCGGGGCTACCATAAGTCACAAATATCCTTCAGAGACAAATGCAAAGCACAAATTCAGAGACAGCTGGAGATCG tggATAAAGTGACAACAgaagaagagctggaggagatgcTGCACCGTGACAATCTTTCCATCTTCATATCAGAT aTCAACTCTGGTGCACGGTTTTCAAGCCAGGCTCTGAGTGAGATTGAGTCTCGTCATCAGGATATCATCTCCCTCGAGTCCAGCATCAAAGAGCTGCATGAGGTATTTGCTGACACTGCTATGCTGTTAGAGATTCAG GGCGAGTTGATCAACAACATAGAGAGGAATGTGACGAGTGCTGCAGAATATGTAGATATGTCCAAAGCAGAAACCAATAAAGCAGTCTCATACAAGAAAAACCCATACAAGGTAGCATCTCTCCCAAGGTTCTTCACATCCTTCAAGAGGCAAAGTGTTGCTAAAACTGCTACAGATCAAAACCCCTCAGACTTAAACAATGACTGA